In the genome of Oceanibaculum nanhaiense, the window TCGATATCGTTCAGGCCCGAACCGATGCCGAGTTCCTCGACCTCCTGCAGGGCGGCACTGACCTCCAGCTTGGGCTGGGCGATCAGCTGCTGGGTGATCAGGATGTCGTGTTCAGCCTCGAAGCGGGCGGAGAGATCGCCCTTTTCGCTGACGAACAGGGACGCATCCATTTCGATCACATAGGGTGCGAGCCCCTGGAACCCGAACACGCCATAGGTCCGCGATGGATCGTCCGGCCGGAAATCGTGCCGGATGCCGGCCTGGACATCCCAGAAATCGGCGACCATGCGGCTGTAGAGCAGCTGCACTTCCGCCTTCTCGACCGTATCGTCGCGGACATACTCGCCCTCGGTCTTCAGATAGAGCTTCTCGGCATCGCCGCCGATCCAGCCCTGCGCCTTCCACGCCACCGTGTCCTGCCCGTCGCGCCAGCCATGCTCCAGCTGATCGACCAGCAGGCTGCCGAACAGCATGTCATGGCCGTCGGCCGCCAGCGACGGCCCGGAAGCCGCCAGCAGGAGGCCCAGACCGGCGAGCCCGTGCTTCAGTGCCCTGCTCATGCCCGGCCCTTTCTGCTGGCATCGGCCGTCGGCCGTTCGACGATGAAGCGCGTCATCATGCCCGAGGCCATGTGGTACATGAGGTGGCAGTGGAACGGCCAGTCACCCGGCTCGTCCGCCGTCAGCAGAACCGACACTTCCTTTCCCGGCGGCACGATCACCACATGCTTCAGCGGCCGGCGCTCGGTCTCACCATTCTCCAGCT includes:
- a CDS encoding copper resistance protein B; the encoded protein is MSRALKHGLAGLGLLLAASGPSLAADGHDMLFGSLLVDQLEHGWRDGQDTVAWKAQGWIGGDAEKLYLKTEGEYVRDDTVEKAEVQLLYSRMVADFWDVQAGIRHDFRPDDPSRTYGVFGFQGLAPYVIEMDASLFVSEKGDLSARFEAEHDILITQQLIAQPKLEVSAALQEVEELGIGSGLNDI